Sequence from the Leptospira noumeaensis genome:
TTGGCGGTTAGGCAATACCCTTTTAAAATTGGGTTTAATCCGATCAAACCGAAACGCTAAGGCACGAGGTGAAAACATAAATCCAACTTGAACCACATTTCCCACAACGGCAAAAACAAGGGTAATCGCAAGAACAGGCCAAAGAAGATTAAAAAAATCACGAGAAACACCGGAAAGAATCACCCGGAACTCTTCTGCTCCAAACCTGTCTAGTTTCATACCCATAGGAAGGTATTTTTTAATAAAAATGGCAGTATTACGAATAAATGTATCACCCAAAATAAAAAGAACACCCGTCCCACCTAACAAAACCAAAGTGGATGCCACTTCATTGGATTTAGGAACGTTACCCTTTTCTTTTTCTTCTCGCCTACGCCTTTCACTCGGCGGCTCGGTTCTCCCTTCATCCGCTGCGGCAAAAAGTTGGAGTTGGATTTCATAGTATCCAGTAGCCAAACGAGTATCAGCTAACAAAACTTCTGTTTGTACGTTTGGTTTGAAAAAAAATAGGTTCAAACCAAGATCACCAAACAATGATTTGATCCAAGAACCAAACTCGGTGTTCTCAAAAGCAAATACAATCCGCATCCAATCTTTCATAGTTCTGGCCACTCCCGGATGAGTAAACTGGCCTTATCCATAGAAATTTGAATCCCTTGCACCATTTGTGTGGCAATGAAAGTGAGAGTCGCAATGAGAGTCAGTGTTCCAATAAAAACTTTGAGTGGAAAAGACATGGACATCACATTCATTTGTTGAGCAGCTTTACCCATAAGGCCTTCTGCTAACGAAACCAAAAATAATATCCCCATCACAGGAAGAGCAATTTTAAACGAAACCACAAACATGGCTCCAATTGCATCTTCGATGAGTTTGTATAAACCAGCATTTACTTTAGCTGTAAAAGAAATGATTCGAATTTTTTCAAAAGAATAAGCCAAAGTTTCGATAAGGAACCGATGAGCCCCAATCACAAGAAAAAGTGCCGTTGCCATAAGGTTTTTCATTGTACCAATGGCAGGAAGTGAGTTTTGTGTGACTGGATCTAAAATTTCCGTATACCCAAATCCAATTTGATTGTTAAAAAATTCTCCAGCCATTTGAAAGGCAGCAAACACAAGTGATACGAGAAATCCAAGAAAGATACCGATTAACATTTCTGAGATGATCAGAATTCCAAAGTTTACCATATGGCCGGGAACAGGCGGCATATACGTTGCGACAACAGGATAAACAATGAGAGAAACCATAAAAGAAAAAATCATCCGAAGTGAAAAATTGATCGATTCGGAAGAAAAAAATGGTGCTACAAGGAAAAGTCCGAGCAGTCGAACTAAAACAAAAAGAAAAGATTGAAAGTGTAAAACAAATGCTTCCATATCATATCTTTTCTATCATAAAAAAAATTTCTCTGGTGTAGTCCGTCATCACTCGTACCATCCATGCTGAAAAAAATACAATCACAGCAAAAATAGAAACAAGTTTAGGAACAAAGGCAATGGTTGGCTCTTGGATGGATGTTGTTGTTTGTAAAATACCAACGATTAGTCCCACAACCAGTGCCGTAATCAAAATGGGACTAGATATTTTTAACGTAACTATGAATGCTTCCCGGAGTAAATTGACTACGTCGACTTCTGTCATTTATAACTCCTCACAAGTTCTAACACTAGTAAGTTCCATCCATCAATCAAAATGAAAAGGATAAGTTTGAGTGGGAGAGAAATCATTACCGGTGGCAACATCATAAAACCCATAGCAAGGAGGGCCGATGCAACAATCAAATCGATGACAATAAACGGAATGAAGATATAAATACCAATGATAAATGCTTTTTTGATTTCGCTCAGCATAAACGCGGGAACTAAAACATAAGAAGGAACATCTTCGAATGATTTTACGTTTTGTACTTTTCCAATTTTTAAAAACAGGGCTACGTCTTTGGTTCCATCTTTCCCGAGTTGACGGATCATAAATTGACGAAGGTGTTTCATCGATCCTTCAATCATTGCCGTTTGGTCAATTTTCCCATTTAAGTAAGGTTGGAGGGCTTCGTCATTCACCTTACCAATGGTAGGCGCCATAATGAAAAAAGTAACAAAAAGAGCAAGCCCCATCATCACCTGGTTTGGTGGTAAGTTTTGTAAAGAAAGAGCCCTTCTCACAAAATCAAACACAATCACAACCTTAGTAAAGGAAGTCACACTCATCACAATGGCAGGTGCCAAAGATAGAATGGTAACTAAAAAAAGGATCATCAGAGACAAACTTGTTTCTTTTGGCCCCTTCGCCTCATTTACGTTAAATGATAAATTGGGAATCGGAATTCTGGAACCTTTGTCCTGCGCCATAAGCCCTGTAAACCCACCAGCCGTGATGAGAAACAGAATCCCAATGAGAAAAATAATAGATTTATGTCTCTTAACGAAGGAAAAAAATCGAGGTCTCACGATTCCCCTCCCTCTAATAATTCACGGTGTTTGCGTAGCCGCTCCAAACCTTCTTTGGCCTTTCTTTGGATTTCAGCCGCCCCATCAAATTCCAAACTTTCCATCTTGGAAGGGTTGATTCGGATTTTTCTTTGAGCCTTGGATTGTAAACTCTCGAGAACTGTTTCTAAAAAATTAGGAACGTAAGGATCTGCTTCCTCTTTCATCTTTTGGATTTGTGATTTTTCATCGGGAGCAGTTACTTCAGTAAGTAAACTCACAGATCCATCAGCAACACCGAGCACCAGTGTACGACCACCCACTTCCACAATTTGTACGGATTGCGTAGCAGAAAGTGGCAAACTAGACAAAACCTTCATAAACCCTTTCACAGGGTATTTAGCAGATTTTGTTTTTTGCATTTGTAGAATTAAATAATAACCCGCTCCCACAAGGATAGCGAGGACAAATAAAATCTTTAGTAAAATCCAGGTCGCAGAAGGGGAATCGTCTGGATTTTCCGCATACCTTTCTTGGATTAAATTGGTTTCTTCCGAAACTTTTTGGCTCTCTTCGCCTTTCGCTTTATCAGAGTTAGAGGATCCTTCGAACTTAGGAGCCGGATTAGAATTACTGGGATCCGCTGGTTTTGCTTTAGAATCTCCCAATTCTTGGCGAAGGATTTGGTCAAGTTCCTTGGTTTCCACATTTTGGGAAACGAGAGGAGAAACAACAAAAACAAGGATGAGGCAAAAGTACATAACTTGCCCCTTTTGTTTAAGGTTTCTCTGAAAAAATCTGATCATTTCTCGCCTTTGAGTCTGTCTGTAGGACTTACGATATCGGTAACACGAACCCCAAAGTTTTCATCGATGACCACAACCTCACCTTTAGCGATGAGTTTGCCGTTTACAAGTAAATCCACTGGCTCACCAGCTAACTTATCTAGTTCGATGATGGAACCTTCACCCAAACCCAAAATATCTTTGATGTACATTTTGGTTCTTCCAAGTTCCACTGTCAGTGCCATTTGCACATCCATAAGGAGGTTGAGGTTTGTTTGTCCAGGGCCACCACCTGCTGTAGCAAGAGATGGAAAATTAACACCTTTGATTCCAACAGATCCCTGGCCACCACCCATACCCATATTGGGTTGCATGTTGACATTCATCCCGCCGGACTGTTGTTGTTGTTTTTGGCCCCCACCTTTTTGGATATCAAGGATGGAGTTTGCCATAGATAATGCGATTACGTAATATACTTTAAAAGAGCCAACTCCATCAATATTCAAACTGAGGGATGTTTTCACCAAACTACTGTCATCTGGGAGTTGTAGATCCCGTCCTGAATTCACAAGAGCAATTTCAGGTGGGTTCCCTGACATAGTGCCACCAAGTTTCATACCAATTTGTGCGGTAACCGTTCCGAGGATTGGAGCAAGTGAATCTTTTAATGTTTGGAGTTGAGCATTGTCAAGTTGACCGGGAGGAGTCATTCCCCCCATCATCACACCTGCAATTTTTGCGGCGTTTTCTTGGGCCATAATGAGACAAACTCGTCCCGCCAAACTTCCGCTAATGGTTGAGAATAAACTGACGGACTTACTGCCCAGTTCTTTTTGGATATCGGCCGAGGAGCTCGATTCGGTGGCAGGGTTCATAAAACGAGTGTTTTTTGCCAAGATCGTGCCAAGTGTGTTCCCCGCCACCTGGAATGCAGAGCCGATCACATCAGATATAATGTCACGGTCAATAGGAGATAGGTTGTCCGATGACGAACTTGCGGCGCCACTTAAAGAAGAGAGGTCGAATGTATCATCCGCGCCTTGTAGTAATGCGTCTATCTCGTCTTGTGAGAGTGAACCTTCACCCATACCCTTTTATCTCCGGAAAAACTTAGGATAATGAGACATAATATGAACCTTTTTGTCACTCAGTTTTTTTCCGAATTGACAAAAAGTATAAGGAATCAGTCAAAAGCACTTTCGAATCCGTCGGAATATGCCCGAAGGTTGTCGTAGGAGTAAATTCCCGTGTTGTGGTAGTCACTCCAGACGATGGAAATCGCATAACGGCCCACTTTTGTCCATGACAAGAGTTTGATGGACTGGATGTGACCGGTTGCGTCCCCTACTTTTCCGCCATGCCCACCCCGGCAAGTGGCACAGGGGCATTTTTTTCGCAGGTCGAGGAGAGAATACTTCGACCCATGCCCATCCTTCCATTCGATATAGAGCGAATCGTCATCGAAAGAAATTTCTTTAGGGAAGGTGGCAAGTTGTGAGTTCGGCATTTTATGCTTTCACCGGTAGTTTGGTCGTTTTGGAGCGAAAGTTTCCAACCGTGGTTCCGTATTGAATTTTGTCACCAAGGGCGATGTTTGTCAAGTCGATGGTGTCATTTTCAAACACTAGGATCACGGTAGATCCCATTTCAAAACGGCCAAGTTCCGACCCTTTATCAATCATAATAGATACGTCTTTGTAATGGTGTTCCTTCGCAAAACGGATCCAATTGTTGGTCACAATTTTATTGTCATAAGTGACACGGATCTTTCCTACGTTGGAAGCCCCAACTTTGATCACGGCAATTTTACCGTATTCGGTTTGTAAGAAGGTGATGAGTCTTTCGTTTTTCGGGAAAAGCCCACGGATGTTTAGAACCGCCAAATCGTTTACAGGGAAAAGTTTTCCCGGTTCATAATAATAACCCAAAATTTGGCCCGCAAACGGACTGTGGATACGATGGTAATCCTGAGGTGACAAATAAAACGTGATGTATTTTCCATTAGTGAAGTATGGGTAGTATTTCTCGGAACCTAACAGTTCTTTTACGGAATAATCAATTCCTTTGGCTTGGATGATCGTTGATTGGTTGATATTTCCAAAACTAGTAATTTTAGAGTCTGTAGGAGAAACCACGGCATTGGCAGCTGAATCGATGATCCTTGCTTCGGCCCGAAGGGCACGAGTGAAAAACTGATTGAGTGATGCGTATTCTTTGATTTCGAGTTCTGCTTCACTTAAATTGATTTTATAAGCTTTGGCAAAAGCCTTTAAAATAGGGATCATCATAAACCGTGGTAACTTAAACATAGAGAAGTAACCAAAAAGTTTAGAAATTAGATTTTTAGGAAGAAGTGTTAGAAACAAAAGATAAATATCTTTGAAAATTTCGTATCTTGCACCCGACTCCGTCAGGTATTTTTTGAGTTCAAAATTGGCAGATTTCCCAAGCAACATAAGGGAAACTAACAGAGGAATGCTTGTGATGACGGCCGCAATATAACCCCAATGCATTACAATGCTTAGAACATCGATTCCGTATTTTGTATAAAGGTAAGCAAACCCAAGTGTGGATCCAATAAACAACATTCTAAAAAAATTGGCAAATTTTTCACCAAATACATAAAATGCGTTTTGTTCTCCACTATAGAACCAACCAGCTAAACTCAAAATTCCAAAACACAAAAAGGAAACAAAAAATAAAATGGCAGGTAAGGATTCCTTTTGTTCTAAAATTCGGTTGGGGAAAGCCAAAATGGTTTCTAAATTGACTGCTCCATAAGAATACAAAACAAATCCAACAAGGGTTGCCATTACAAAACCCTCAAAAAAGGAAGCGAGCATACTCACTAACCCTTGTTTTGCGGCATAATCAGTACGAACCACACCAGCAATCCCAGAGGATTTTCCAACTGCAGTTTCTGTAGACAGAAAGAAAGTACTTAAAGAAGCAGATAGTGCTCGTAAAACTCCAAAAGCACCGCCACCTTGCAGCGCTTTGATGGAAAATGCTTCTTTTGTCACATCAGATAAAAATCCAAAAAATGAAATCATCCCACCGGAAAACAAGGAAACATATCCAAAAATAAAAAGTATGATACCTATGGGCGCCAAAATGGAAGCCGCTCTACCAACTCGCCTAACTCCACCGATGACTATAAAAAGTAAAATGACGGAAATGGAGATGGGGCCGGAAAGCCCTGAAAGATTTAATCCTTCTTTTGTGATATATGTCAGTCCAACAAATGGGAAAATACCACCAAACAAAAGCACGGTGACAAGACTTGCTAAAGAAAAAGCTACAGCAAGCCACTTGGCACGTAATGCTTTTTCAATAAAATACATGGGACCGGAAAGGTAACGGCCACTGGGAAGTTGGTTTCTAAATTTAACAGCAAGTGTCGAGGAAACAAAGCGGATGGGCATCACAAACAAACTCATCACCCAGATCCAAAAGAGAACACCAATTCCACCATAGGCAATGGCAAGTGCGGTTCCAATGACAGAACCAAGTAGGAGAGACGAACCAATTCCTGCAAAGAAGGCTTGCGAATGTACGAGTTGGCCCTTGGAACCCTTGAAGTCCATATTCCCGGTAAGGATTTTGAGAGCCAAAAAGAGAAAACGAATTTGCGGAAATCCTAACCGAAAACTCAAATAAATAGAGGCGACCAGGATGAGATAGAAATAAGGGCTGAGAATGTCAGATCCTAAAATCAGATTAAACTTAGATCCGTTTTGAAAGAGTGTTTCCATATTGGTTCTTCCTCACGAAATTGGATGAAATTGTTATGTCAAGATGTATTGTGATTCTTCCGTTTTTGGTTTTTATGATTTCTTCCGCTTACTCCCTCTCTTTAAGTGCGGAACCTTCGGGGATCGAGGTGGGAATGAGGTACGGAGCTGGGGAACGAGTGCCTGGTCGTTTTGATGGAGACCTAAAACAGTTTTCTTCCACCTTTAACCCTCTTATTTTTTCCAGTGTCAGTTTGAACGGTGGAAAATCCACAGACCTCTACGAAGGTTTTGTTCGGTTCCTTTTAGATTCACGTTCAAGGGTGGGTTTTGTCGTCGGTAGAAATGACTGGCAGATGCTCCAATTAACAGAAGTTACAAGTGACCTTTATTATACAAAACTTCGTTCGGAAATTTATTCCTATCATGTCCTAGGGATGTATTATTTTAACATGCCCATCTTTCGCAATTGGGAATGGGAAAACGGACTAGGGGTGGGTTTTACTTCAGCGGATTGGAACCTTTGGGGTTACTCCATTGGAGAAGCCGCCCCCAACACGAGATACTACAACCAGAGGGGAAGGCTTAGAGGGAGTGGACTTGCCTACCGTGTAGAAACTGCCATCAATCGTAGGTTATACGAAGATACTTTTTTTCAAATTGGACTTGGATACCACCACGTCGCCATTGATAAGTTTAGCGGGAACTACAACGGGGAGTTGTCTAGTTTTTATATACGAGCAGATGGAAAGGTCGGGGTGATCGATGACACGAGAATCATTGATGCCACTGTGAGCACTGCACAAACTTTTAGAAGGTTGGATATGAATTCGGGATCATGGGTTCTTTATTTTTCAGTGTTCCAAAGGTTTTTAGATTGACGATCCTTCCTGATAAGTATCATGCTTTAAGAAAATTACATGAAATCCTCTAAAATCATTACCATTGGCATCAAAGAACTGGCTCACCAAAAAGTCATCCTTGCCGCTTGGTATAACTTTCTAAAAGAAAACTTCGATGCAAAAAAAGTGACTGCGGAAGAATTTACCCAGTATCTACAAGCACATGTGATGTATGATTTGGACAAAGATCAAATTGAGTTGATGTTGTCTGGATCGGAACCTCTTTTAGAAGATTTCAAAAAGTCTATTTTTGGATGAACCTCCAAATCTTCGGAACTAAAAAATGCAAAGACACTAAGAAGGCGCAGTTGTTCTTCCAGGAACGACGTGTGAATTTTCAGTTTATCAATCTCCAAGAAAAAGAAATGAGCAAAGGGGAACTCAGATCCATCTTAGGAAGTGTAAATTTGGATGATTTGATTGATACAGAATCTAAAGTTTACGAAGACAAAAATCTAAAATACATGTTATACGATAAAGAAGAGGCCTTACTGACGAACCCCCTCCTCTTCAAAACACCAATCGTAAGAGATGGCAAACGCGCCACCATTGGATTTGTCCCAGAAATTTGGAAACAGTGGATTTTAGAATCTAAAAAATAAATGCTCGAAACAATCGTTGAAACCGTAATTCACAAACCTGTGAAGGATGTATTCTTATATGTCCGCAATATGGAAAACCAAAGTTTATACAATTCGAGTATTGTTTCTTCGAAAGTTATCAACGAAGAACGAACAGAATATCAAGTCAAAATAGATTTAGGGATTCTCAATTTAACAGAAACATATACAATTCAAGAAATCATAGAAAACAAACTGATTGTTGCTAGTTGTAAATCGAATGCGATGACATTTACCGATAGTTACGAATTTTCTGATTCTAATGGTAGCTGCCTATTGACTGTCAAAGACAAAATGGAACTTCAAGGACTTTTTAAACTGAGTGAAGGTCTTGTAAAAATGAATCTAAAAACTCAGATGTATCAAAACTTATCTTCTTTAAAAAAAATCCTAGAATCTTAAACGTTAACTCCCTTCTTTTTTCTGTTTCGAGAAAGTCTTCACTACATCTGGCAAAAACGGGAGAGAACTATTGATCCGATGCATTTCCAATGCAGGCCTTGCGGGAATTCCAAAATATACTGTTTTTTCTTTGGAATCTTCTGCTAGTCCGGAAAGTCCCAAAAGGATGGATCCCTTTTTCATCGTTAGGTGCTCTGCAACTGCTGATTGGCCAGCCAAAAAACATCCATCTTCAATGGTTACTGATCCTGCAAGAACAGTTGCTCCCGCTATGTATACATAATTTCCCACACGACAGTTATGGCCCACATGTACATGGTCATCAAATTTTGTAAAATTTCCAATGGTTGTAGATTCCAGAGCCGCTCTATCTACCGTACAATGTGCACCCATTTCTACATCGTCACCAATCAGAACATTTCCAATTTGGGGTACTTTATAACGTACACCCCCGTAATCATAAAAACCAAAACCATCGGCTCCAATCACTGTATTAGAATGGATCAAATTTCTTTTTCCTAACTTACAATTGTAATAAACCACCACCCCTGATTTGATAACTGTTTCTTCACCGACCTCCACGTTTGGTTCCAAAACTACATTAGGATGAATGACGGCCCGATCACCGATAACTACATTTTCTTGAATGACAGCAAAATCCATAATGGTAACATCATTGCCAAGTTTGGCGGTAGGATGAACACTTGCTTTCGAAGAAATAGAAACGTCTTGTTTAGGTTTTTTTTCAAATAAAGAAATGACTTGAATGAATTTTACCTTGGAACCTTCTTCGGGAACAATAATGGCATTGGGAAAATGAGAAGCTAAAGAATCAATGGTAAGAGCAATTTTGACATCAGCTGATTTTTTGTGTTTGGCCAAATACTTTTTAGAAGCCACATAATAAATGCTATTGGGGTCTACTGGTGTGTGGTGTTCCAAATCTTTGATACCACTAATTTCCAAATCACCAGAACCGGTGAAACTCGCACCTAATTGTTCAGCCAAATCTTTCAGTTTCATTGATATACCTTAGACTTGAAAACTACTTGGAAGGGACATATTTCAATCACAAATTTAAAATCTATCGTATTGGAATTTTCCAAACATCCGATGATCATTATATGTACTACCAAAAACTACAAAAGAGCCTTCGTTTGCTTTTGTTAACTTACACTGTTCAATATTTTTTGTTCGCAAATGGGTTGGTAGCACAGGAAGGTGTGGTTTTCGAAAATCCATATAAAAAAACGGAAAATCCGTCCGAACAAAAAACGTTCACTATTTACTTTGCAAAAAATTCTTCCAAAATATCGAAAGCGGATTTGGCCCGTTTACAAACTACTGCCGATTTTTTAAACCAAAATAGAAATTATGAAGTTGATATTCATGCCCATGCCAATGAAGGAAAAAACGCAGCATCGGATGTAACTGTTAGTGAAAAAAGATCATTAGAAGTGGAACGTTTTTTTCTAATTCATTTTGTGGAACCAAACCAAATTAGAAGGTTGTTTTTTGGAAACGCCAAATCTCCAAACAAAACCAAAGAACACCAAGCACTCAATAGGCGAGTGGAAATCAGCTTAAAACAAATTCAATAAGTAGTCCCTTTCCAATACTTTAAATCATCGATATCGTCGATATCAATAAGT
This genomic interval carries:
- the fliR gene encoding flagellar biosynthetic protein FliR; protein product: MEAFVLHFQSFLFVLVRLLGLFLVAPFFSSESINFSLRMIFSFMVSLIVYPVVATYMPPVPGHMVNFGILIISEMLIGIFLGFLVSLVFAAFQMAGEFFNNQIGFGYTEILDPVTQNSLPAIGTMKNLMATALFLVIGAHRFLIETLAYSFEKIRIISFTAKVNAGLYKLIEDAIGAMFVVSFKIALPVMGILFLVSLAEGLMGKAAQQMNVMSMSFPLKVFIGTLTLIATLTFIATQMVQGIQISMDKASLLIREWPEL
- the fliQ gene encoding flagellar biosynthesis protein FliQ, whose product is MTEVDVVNLLREAFIVTLKISSPILITALVVGLIVGILQTTTSIQEPTIAFVPKLVSIFAVIVFFSAWMVRVMTDYTREIFFMIEKI
- the fliP gene encoding flagellar type III secretion system pore protein FliP (The bacterial flagellar biogenesis protein FliP forms a type III secretion system (T3SS)-type pore required for flagellar assembly.) codes for the protein MRPRFFSFVKRHKSIIFLIGILFLITAGGFTGLMAQDKGSRIPIPNLSFNVNEAKGPKETSLSLMILFLVTILSLAPAIVMSVTSFTKVVIVFDFVRRALSLQNLPPNQVMMGLALFVTFFIMAPTIGKVNDEALQPYLNGKIDQTAMIEGSMKHLRQFMIRQLGKDGTKDVALFLKIGKVQNVKSFEDVPSYVLVPAFMLSEIKKAFIIGIYIFIPFIVIDLIVASALLAMGFMMLPPVMISLPLKLILFILIDGWNLLVLELVRSYK
- a CDS encoding FliO/MopB family protein, with translation MYFCLILVFVVSPLVSQNVETKELDQILRQELGDSKAKPADPSNSNPAPKFEGSSNSDKAKGEESQKVSEETNLIQERYAENPDDSPSATWILLKILFVLAILVGAGYYLILQMQKTKSAKYPVKGFMKVLSSLPLSATQSVQIVEVGGRTLVLGVADGSVSLLTEVTAPDEKSQIQKMKEEADPYVPNFLETVLESLQSKAQRKIRINPSKMESLEFDGAAEIQRKAKEGLERLRKHRELLEGGES
- the fliN gene encoding flagellar motor switch protein FliN, producing the protein MGEGSLSQDEIDALLQGADDTFDLSSLSGAASSSSDNLSPIDRDIISDVIGSAFQVAGNTLGTILAKNTRFMNPATESSSSADIQKELGSKSVSLFSTISGSLAGRVCLIMAQENAAKIAGVMMGGMTPPGQLDNAQLQTLKDSLAPILGTVTAQIGMKLGGTMSGNPPEIALVNSGRDLQLPDDSSLVKTSLSLNIDGVGSFKVYYVIALSMANSILDIQKGGGQKQQQQSGGMNVNMQPNMGMGGGQGSVGIKGVNFPSLATAGGGPGQTNLNLLMDVQMALTVELGRTKMYIKDILGLGEGSIIELDKLAGEPVDLLVNGKLIAKGEVVVIDENFGVRVTDIVSPTDRLKGEK
- a CDS encoding DUF971 domain-containing protein, whose product is MPNSQLATFPKEISFDDDSLYIEWKDGHGSKYSLLDLRKKCPCATCRGGHGGKVGDATGHIQSIKLLSWTKVGRYAISIVWSDYHNTGIYSYDNLRAYSDGFESAFD
- the asd gene encoding archaetidylserine decarboxylase (Phosphatidylserine decarboxylase is synthesized as a single chain precursor. Generation of the pyruvoyl active site from a Ser is coupled to cleavage of a Gly-Ser bond between the larger (beta) and smaller (alpha chains). It is an integral membrane protein.), coding for METLFQNGSKFNLILGSDILSPYFYLILVASIYLSFRLGFPQIRFLFLALKILTGNMDFKGSKGQLVHSQAFFAGIGSSLLLGSVIGTALAIAYGGIGVLFWIWVMSLFVMPIRFVSSTLAVKFRNQLPSGRYLSGPMYFIEKALRAKWLAVAFSLASLVTVLLFGGIFPFVGLTYITKEGLNLSGLSGPISISVILLFIVIGGVRRVGRAASILAPIGIILFIFGYVSLFSGGMISFFGFLSDVTKEAFSIKALQGGGAFGVLRALSASLSTFFLSTETAVGKSSGIAGVVRTDYAAKQGLVSMLASFFEGFVMATLVGFVLYSYGAVNLETILAFPNRILEQKESLPAILFFVSFLCFGILSLAGWFYSGEQNAFYVFGEKFANFFRMLFIGSTLGFAYLYTKYGIDVLSIVMHWGYIAAVITSIPLLVSLMLLGKSANFELKKYLTESGARYEIFKDIYLLFLTLLPKNLISKLFGYFSMFKLPRFMMIPILKAFAKAYKINLSEAELEIKEYASLNQFFTRALRAEARIIDSAANAVVSPTDSKITSFGNINQSTIIQAKGIDYSVKELLGSEKYYPYFTNGKYITFYLSPQDYHRIHSPFAGQILGYYYEPGKLFPVNDLAVLNIRGLFPKNERLITFLQTEYGKIAVIKVGASNVGKIRVTYDNKIVTNNWIRFAKEHHYKDVSIMIDKGSELGRFEMGSTVILVFENDTIDLTNIALGDKIQYGTTVGNFRSKTTKLPVKA
- a CDS encoding LIC_11366 family protein; amino-acid sequence: MSRCIVILPFLVFMISSAYSLSLSAEPSGIEVGMRYGAGERVPGRFDGDLKQFSSTFNPLIFSSVSLNGGKSTDLYEGFVRFLLDSRSRVGFVVGRNDWQMLQLTEVTSDLYYTKLRSEIYSYHVLGMYYFNMPIFRNWEWENGLGVGFTSADWNLWGYSIGEAAPNTRYYNQRGRLRGSGLAYRVETAINRRLYEDTFFQIGLGYHHVAIDKFSGNYNGELSSFYIRADGKVGVIDDTRIIDATVSTAQTFRRLDMNSGSWVLYFSVFQRFLD
- a CDS encoding arsenate reductase family protein — protein: MNLQIFGTKKCKDTKKAQLFFQERRVNFQFINLQEKEMSKGELRSILGSVNLDDLIDTESKVYEDKNLKYMLYDKEEALLTNPLLFKTPIVRDGKRATIGFVPEIWKQWILESKK
- a CDS encoding polyketide cyclase/dehydrase and lipid transport — encoded protein: MLETIVETVIHKPVKDVFLYVRNMENQSLYNSSIVSSKVINEERTEYQVKIDLGILNLTETYTIQEIIENKLIVASCKSNAMTFTDSYEFSDSNGSCLLTVKDKMELQGLFKLSEGLVKMNLKTQMYQNLSSLKKILES
- the lpxD gene encoding UDP-3-O-(3-hydroxymyristoyl)glucosamine N-acyltransferase encodes the protein MKLKDLAEQLGASFTGSGDLEISGIKDLEHHTPVDPNSIYYVASKKYLAKHKKSADVKIALTIDSLASHFPNAIIVPEEGSKVKFIQVISLFEKKPKQDVSISSKASVHPTAKLGNDVTIMDFAVIQENVVIGDRAVIHPNVVLEPNVEVGEETVIKSGVVVYYNCKLGKRNLIHSNTVIGADGFGFYDYGGVRYKVPQIGNVLIGDDVEMGAHCTVDRAALESTTIGNFTKFDDHVHVGHNCRVGNYVYIAGATVLAGSVTIEDGCFLAGQSAVAEHLTMKKGSILLGLSGLAEDSKEKTVYFGIPARPALEMHRINSSLPFLPDVVKTFSKQKKEGS
- a CDS encoding OmpA family protein — its product is MEGTYFNHKFKIYRIGIFQTSDDHYMYYQKLQKSLRLLLLTYTVQYFLFANGLVAQEGVVFENPYKKTENPSEQKTFTIYFAKNSSKISKADLARLQTTADFLNQNRNYEVDIHAHANEGKNAASDVTVSEKRSLEVERFFLIHFVEPNQIRRLFFGNAKSPNKTKEHQALNRRVEISLKQIQ